DNA sequence from the Acidobacteriota bacterium genome:
GAACCTTTCTCCATGGTGAGCGTCGTTAACACGACAACGGACAAGAAAGTTGCCGACATCAGGATTGACGGAGACACGCTGGAAGCCATGGCGCTGAACGATGCAGGCCCTTTGCTTTACGTCAACAATCCCTCGAAGGGTCTGGTGGACGTGGTCAACCGCCGGACGCATTCCGTGGTCGAGACCTGGCCGGTCACGATGGGCAAGCGAAACGTTGCGATGGCTCTTGACCAGGCTACGCACCGCCTGTTCGTTGCCTGCCGCAGCGGAGTGATTGTGGTCCTCGACAGCGAAACCGGAAAAGAACTGCAAACGCTCCCTATCGGGACGGGCGTGGATGATTTGATCTTTGATCCGGCGTCCAAGCGGATTTATGCCGCGTGCGGCAGCGGCGCCATCGCCGTCTATGGGGAAGATGGACCCGATCATTACACACATCTTGGGGATGTGGCTTCAGCGCAAGGCGGGAAAAACGAAGTCCTCGTGCCTCAAATGAATCGCCTGTTTATCACCGTTCCACCCAACGGGACCACCCCGGGAGAAGTTTACGTCTACCAGGTGCAATAAAGCAGCAGAGCCGGGAGGTTGCAATGTTTGCCGCTATTCAACGAGAAGCAATCTCGCAAACTCTGACAAGGAGAAAACGATGAGGAAACTTAAAATCTATAGCCTGGGACTCGGATTGCTGGTCTGTGCGGCGCTCACGGGACTGCCTCTGAACGCCCAATCGAAAAAGAACCAGGCGCAGAAGCTGGTTGAAAAAACCATCCGCATCCATCGGGAAGTGACCGGACTGGAACTCTCCGCAGCCCCCGCAGGGCAGAAGAACTGCATCACCATCGCCGCGACAGAAGCGGGCGACCTGGGACAAGCATGCGACGAAGATGAGCACGCCGCTCTCAAGACTCTGAAGCCTTACGTCGAGCACGAGGCCGATGGTTACGACGTTACCGCGCCTCTGCGCGACGCGAATGGAAAATTGGTCGGGGTCATGGGAATCGACTTCAAACCCGAAGCCGGACAGACCGATACCGAAATCCTGGGGCTCACGGCCACCCTTCTTCAAGAAATGGAACGGCAGATTCCGTCGAAGGAATTTCTGTTTCAAGCTGCTTCAACTCAATAGCCCGAAGCGGCATCGTGGGTGAAGCATCGATCGCGCGGCTTGCGGTCTGTGCGACGGGAGTCGGCTTGTGAGGGAATCGCCCCACACCGGCTGAGACTGAAGATAGGAAGTCTGGAGTCGAGTATAAACTTGTAGCCATGGAAAAAATTCAAATCAACCAGCAGGGATTTATGGGCATGGTCTGGGTCGCCGCCTGGCTGTTTACCATCGGCTTCCTACACCTGGCGTTCTGGAAAGGCGTTTTTGCGGTTGTGCTTTGGCCCTACTATCTGGGCCTGGCTTTCGGCAAGTGATCCTGGCGCGCGCGAAGGCAGGAATCGAGGTGGTCGTTCACCATCCCGACGGCTTGCATGAAGGCGTAGCAGACTGTTGTACCCACAAATTTGAAACCACGCTTCTTCAGGTCGCGGCTCAAAGCGTCGGATTCGGGGGTGTGGGCAGGAACGTCACGCATCGTCCGGCGGCGCCTCCGAATGGGCGAACCGCCCACGAATTGCCAGAGGTAACGATCGAAGCTTCCAAACTCGTCGCGCACTTTGAGAAAGGCTTTTGCGTTCCCGATGGCTGCGAGGACCTTCAGGCGGTTGCGCACGATGCCGTCGTCAGCCATGAGCCGCATAAAATCTTTCTCGTCAAAGCGGGCGATCTTTTCGGCGTTCCAGCCAACGAATGCGCTCCGGTAATTTTCCCTCTTGCGCAAAATGGTGATCCAGCTCAATCCTGCTTGCGCGCCTTCGAGGACGAGCATTTCAAAGAGGTGGCGATCGTCATGCGAGGGCACTCCCCATTCGTTGTCGTGATAGGCAATGTAAAGCGGGTCGTCTCCGGCC
Encoded proteins:
- a CDS encoding DNA-3-methyladenine glycosylase I, which produces MARTLKRCLWAGDDPLYIAYHDNEWGVPSHDDRHLFEMLVLEGAQAGLSWITILRKRENYRSAFVGWNAEKIARFDEKDFMRLMADDGIVRNRLKVLAAIGNAKAFLKVRDEFGSFDRYLWQFVGGSPIRRRRRTMRDVPAHTPESDALSRDLKKRGFKFVGTTVCYAFMQAVGMVNDHLDSCLRARQDHLPKARPR